Within Cystobacter ferrugineus, the genomic segment TCCTCGAGGCGCCCCGGCCGAGCATCCCCGACAACCACCCGCTCTACATGACGAGCAAGTGGATCAACATGAACCTCATCAGCCTCGACGAGAAGCGCGTCGTGGTGGAGCGCAGCGACGAGCCGATGATCTCCGCGCTGCGGCGGTGGGGCTTCGAGCCCATCCCCTGCAACTTCCGCAACTTCAACACCTTCGGGGGCTCGTTCCACTGCGCCACGGTGGACGTGCGCCGCCGCGGCGGCCCGGTGTCGCTCTTCTGAGCCGGCCGGGGCCCTCGTCCCGTCACTTGCGTCCCATCCGCCGAGGGCACCCGGTCCCCGGCCTCTCCCTGACATCCCATGCGTCCCGACTCCCGCACCGTCCCGGCCCCGGAGGCCCAGCCGCTCAGCCACCCCCAACGCCGCATCTGGTGGATGGAGCAGCTCCAACCGGGCAGCGCCCTGGGCAACATCGCGGGCCTGTTGGAGGTCAAGGGTGGCATCGACGCGGCGCTGCTGGCGCGCGCGGCGCGGCTCTTCCTGGAGCGCACGGAGGGCACGCGCACGGAGATCGTCCTGCACCAGGGCGAGCCCTTCCAGGTGCCCTCGTCGCGGCCGGTGGGCGAGGTGCCGGTGCTGGACTTCCGGAGCGCGGCGGCCCCGCGCGAGGCCGCCTTCGCCTGGGCGGAGCAGCGCGCCCGGGTGCCCTTCACCCTGCTGGAGAGCCCGCTGCATGACGTGGCGGTGGTGACGTGGGGCACGGGCTCGGCGCTGTTCGCCCGCTTCCACCACCTCGTCTCCGACGCGGCCTCGCTGGCACTGCTGGGCCAGGGCGTCACGCGGCTCCACGAGCAGCTCGCGCGGGGTGAGGCGCCGGAGCTGCCGCGGGCGGGCCGCTACCTCGACTTCGCCGCCGCCGAGCGCGACTACCTGGGCTCGGCCACGGCCCGGGAGGACCTGGAGGCGCTGCGCGCGGGGTTTGGTGACGTGGAGGAGCCCACGCTGCTGGGTGACACGGGGGTGCACCTGTCCGGGAGCGCCGCCGTGCGCCACTCACTCGAGCTGGACGCCCGCACCACCGGGGCACTGCAGGCCCTGGCGCGCGAGCACGGCGGCTCGCTCAACCGCTTCTTCACCGCGCTCACCGCGCTCTTCGTGGGCCGGCTCACGGGCCGTGAGGACGTGTGCCTCGGCACCTACGTGCACAACCGCGCCTCGCGCGAGTTCCTGCGCACCTTCGGCATGTTCGTGAGCACCGTGCCGGTGCGCCTGCGCCTGGAGCCGGAGGCCTCCTTCTCCGACTGGCTGCCCCGGGTGGGCCCCCAGGTGAGCCGCTTCCTCAAGCACACGCGCTACCCCTACGAGCTGCTGCGCGAGCGGATGGAGCGGCCGGCGGTGCGCCGCCAGGGCCTCTTCGACACCGTCGTCTCCTACCAGAGCCAGCGCTACGAGAGCACCCTGGGCGGACACCCGGTGGAGATCCACTGGCTCTTCAGCGGACACGAGGCGCACGCGCTCGCGGTGCAGGTGAGCGACCGCACCCGCCAGGGCGCCCTGCGCGTGGACCTGGACATCCGCCACGGCGCCTTCTCCGGCCAGGCCCATGCCTCGCTCGCCGGGAGCTTCCAGACGCTGCTGGAGGCCGCGGTGCATGCGCCAGGTACATCCCTGCGCCGGCTGCCCCTGGTGGGCACCTCACGGCTCGACGCCCTCCGCGCGCTCCACGCGTCCCCCCCGGCCACGCCCGCTCCGTCCGATGCACTCTCCCCCTTCCTCGCCCAGGCGGCACGCACCCCAGAGGCGGTGGCGCTCCGGAGCGCCGGACGAACGCTCACCTACGGCGAGCTGCTCGGCCGGGTGCGCGTCCTCGCCCAGGCGCTCGCGACCCGGGGCGTGGGCCGGGGCGACACGGTGGCGCTGTGGACGTCGCGCACGGCGGAGCTGCTCGTGGGCCAGCTCGGCATCCTCGCCGCGGGCGCCGCCTACCTGCCGGTGGACCCCTCCCTTCCTCCCGAGCGCATCCGCTTCATGCTGGAGGACTCGGGCGCGAAGTGGGCGGTGGTGGACGCGAGCACGGCCCCGGCCGCCGCGACGCAGCCCGTGTCCGCTCTGCGTGTCGATGAGCTGGCCTCTCCTTCCACCGAGACGCCACTCCCCGCCTCGCCGGCCCCCGGGGATCTCGCGTACGTCATCTACACGTCCGGCTCCACGGGCACCCCCAAGGGCGTGATGCTGGAGCACCGCGCGGTGGGCAACTTCCTCGCGGCCATGGGGGAAGCGCTGCCGCTCGCGGAGCGCCCGCGGGTGCTGTGCACCACCACCGCCTCCTTCGACATCTTCGTGCTGGAGACACTGCTTCCCCTGGCGCTCGGCCTGGAGGTGGTGCTGGCGGGCGAGGAGGAGCAGACGGCGCCGGAGCTGCTGGCGGCGCTCATCCTCCGGGAGCGGTGTGGGCTGGTGCAGCTCACGCCCTCGCGGCTCCAGATGCTGATGGGGCATCCGCTCGGGGTGGAGGCCCTGCGCGCGGTGCGCCTGCTGCTGGTGGGCGGCGAGGCCCTGCCCCCCGCGTTGCTCCAGGCGGTGCGAGGGCTCACCTCCGCGCGGCTCTTCAACATGTACGGCCCCACCGAGACGACGGTGTGGTCCACGGTGGCGGAGCTGACACACGCGAAGGCCGTGCATGTGGGCCGGCCGGTGCGCCAGACGCAGGTGTACGTGGTGGACGCCGGGGGCGAGCCGCTGCCGCCGGGTTGGGTGGGTGAGGTGCTCATCGGAGGGGAGGGCGTGGCCCGGGGCTACCTGAACCGGCCGGAGCTCACCCGCGAGCGCTTCGTGCGCCTGCCCTTCCACGAGGGCGTGCTCTACCGCACGGGGGATCTCGGGCGGTGGCTGCCGGACGGCAACCTGGAGCACCGGGGCCGCGCGGACTTCCAGGTGAAGGTGCGGGGCTACCGCGTGGAGCTGGGCGAGGTGGAGGCCCGGATGCTCGCCTCGGGGCTCGTGTCCGCGGCGGTGGCCGTGGTGCGCGAGGACGGCGCGGGACAGGCCGTGCTGGCCGCCTTCTACGTGCCCCGGGGAGACGCCTCCGGGCTGCGTGCGTCCCTGGCCTCGGCGCTGCCGGAGTACATGGTGCCCACGCACCTGGTGCCGCTGGAGAAGCTGCCCACGCTGCCCAGTGGCAAGGTGGATCGCAAGGCGCTGCCCGCGCTCACCTCCACGCCTCGCGCCTCCGAGGCCGTCGCCCCCGAGGGTCCCGTCGAGACACAGCTTCTCGCCCTCTGGCGCGACGTGCTGGGCGTGGAGGCGTGCGGCGTCACCGACGACTTCTTCGAGCTGGGCGGCCAGTCGCTGCGCGCCATCCAACTGCTCAACCTCGTGGCCGAGCGGCTCGGCCGGCGCGTGCCCCTGGCGCGCTTCCTCGGCGCTCCCACGGTGCGCGGGCTGTCCGGGCTGCTCGCGGACGCCGAGCCGGCCCTGCCGCCGCTCGTCCCCACTCCGCCCGCCGCGCACCACCCCACCACCTCCGCGCAACGGCAGATGTTCATCGCCCACGAGCGCGGCGGCGGCACGGACACCAGCTACCACATGAGCGGCGGGCTCCGGCTCGAGGGCCCCTTGGACGAGGCCCGGCTGGAGCGGGCCCTCACGGAGCTGATGCGGCGCCATGAGGCCCTGCGCACCTCCTTCCACCTGGAGGGCGGCGAGCTGGCGCAGCGCGTCCATGCCGAGGTGGACTTCCGGCTCGAGCGGCTCGAGGCCCGGGGCATGACTCCCGAGAGCCTGCTGGCGCGCTTCGTGCGGCCCTTCGAGCTCGGAGCCGCCCCGCTGCTGCGCGCGGCGCTGGCGCGGGTGGCGGAGACCGAGGCGCTGTTGCTCGTGGACGTGCACCACCTCGTGGCGGACGCGGCCTCGGAGGACGTGCTGCTGGAGGAGCTGCTCGCGCTGTACGAGGGCCACCCGCTCCCACCGCCGCGCTTGCAGGCGAAGGACCATGCCGCGTGGCAGCAGCGGCTGCTCGCCTCGCCCGCCATCCAGCGGGACGCGGACTACTGGCGGCGCACCCTGGCGCGGCTGCCGCCCCCGATGGATCTGCTGGCCGGCCGGCCACGCCCCGCCACCGTCTCCAATGCCGGTGCCACCCATGTGGACACCGTGCCCGCGGAGCTCGGCACACGGCTGAACGCGCTGGCGCGGGAACAGGGCACCACGCTCCACGCCGTGCTGCTCGGCGCGCTCACCGTGCTGCTCGCGCGGCACAGCGGCCAGCGCGAGGTGGTGGTGGGCGCGCCCGTGCTCGGACGCACCCACGCGGACCTGGCGCGCGTGGTGGGCCTGCTCATCAACACCCTCCCCCTGCGCAACCGCGTGCGCCCGGACATGACGGTGGCCCGGTTGCTCGCCGAGGTGTCCCAGCACACCCGTGAGGCGTTGGATCACCAGTCCTATCCCCTGGAGCCCCTCCTGGAGCAGGTGCGCGTGGAGGAAGGGCGCACCACCCTCTTCGACGTGATGCTGGTGCTGCAGGAGGGCGGCTGGAGGGCGCGCGCGCTGGAGGGCGGGCCGCGCGTGTCCCGGCTGGAGCACCCCATCCCCGCGGCCAAGGTGGACCTCACCCTCACCGCCTTCCCGTCCCCGGAGGATGGGGAGCTGGTGCTGCACTGGACGTACCGCACGGATCTGCTCGAGGGCCCGGAGGTGGCGGCGCTCGCCCGGCGCATGCGGCGCGTGCTGGAGCAGTTCCTCTCGGGAGCGGACCGCACGCTGCGCTCGCTCGACGTGCTCTCCCCCGAGGATCGCGCGCGCCTGGCCGCGCACAACGACACCTGGCGGCCCCACCCCGAGGACGCCACGGTGACGGGACTGTTCGCGGAGATGGCCGCGCGCCATGGCTCGTCTCCGGCAGTGTGGCACGAGGGCCAGTCCCACACCTACGCGGAGCTGGACGCGCGCTCCAACCGTCTCGCCCACACGCTGCGCGCCCGAGGCGTGGGCCCCGAGGTGCGCGTGGGCATCCTCTCCGAGCCCTCGCGGGAGATGGTGGTGGCGCTGCTCGGCGTGCTGAAGGCTGGCGGCGCCTACGTCCCCCTGGATCCCGGCCACCCTCCGGCGCGCCTGGAGTTGC encodes:
- a CDS encoding non-ribosomal peptide synthetase, coding for MRPDSRTVPAPEAQPLSHPQRRIWWMEQLQPGSALGNIAGLLEVKGGIDAALLARAARLFLERTEGTRTEIVLHQGEPFQVPSSRPVGEVPVLDFRSAAAPREAAFAWAEQRARVPFTLLESPLHDVAVVTWGTGSALFARFHHLVSDAASLALLGQGVTRLHEQLARGEAPELPRAGRYLDFAAAERDYLGSATAREDLEALRAGFGDVEEPTLLGDTGVHLSGSAAVRHSLELDARTTGALQALAREHGGSLNRFFTALTALFVGRLTGREDVCLGTYVHNRASREFLRTFGMFVSTVPVRLRLEPEASFSDWLPRVGPQVSRFLKHTRYPYELLRERMERPAVRRQGLFDTVVSYQSQRYESTLGGHPVEIHWLFSGHEAHALAVQVSDRTRQGALRVDLDIRHGAFSGQAHASLAGSFQTLLEAAVHAPGTSLRRLPLVGTSRLDALRALHASPPATPAPSDALSPFLAQAARTPEAVALRSAGRTLTYGELLGRVRVLAQALATRGVGRGDTVALWTSRTAELLVGQLGILAAGAAYLPVDPSLPPERIRFMLEDSGAKWAVVDASTAPAAATQPVSALRVDELASPSTETPLPASPAPGDLAYVIYTSGSTGTPKGVMLEHRAVGNFLAAMGEALPLAERPRVLCTTTASFDIFVLETLLPLALGLEVVLAGEEEQTAPELLAALILRERCGLVQLTPSRLQMLMGHPLGVEALRAVRLLLVGGEALPPALLQAVRGLTSARLFNMYGPTETTVWSTVAELTHAKAVHVGRPVRQTQVYVVDAGGEPLPPGWVGEVLIGGEGVARGYLNRPELTRERFVRLPFHEGVLYRTGDLGRWLPDGNLEHRGRADFQVKVRGYRVELGEVEARMLASGLVSAAVAVVREDGAGQAVLAAFYVPRGDASGLRASLASALPEYMVPTHLVPLEKLPTLPSGKVDRKALPALTSTPRASEAVAPEGPVETQLLALWRDVLGVEACGVTDDFFELGGQSLRAIQLLNLVAERLGRRVPLARFLGAPTVRGLSGLLADAEPALPPLVPTPPAAHHPTTSAQRQMFIAHERGGGTDTSYHMSGGLRLEGPLDEARLERALTELMRRHEALRTSFHLEGGELAQRVHAEVDFRLERLEARGMTPESLLARFVRPFELGAAPLLRAALARVAETEALLLVDVHHLVADAASEDVLLEELLALYEGHPLPPPRLQAKDHAAWQQRLLASPAIQRDADYWRRTLARLPPPMDLLAGRPRPATVSNAGATHVDTVPAELGTRLNALAREQGTTLHAVLLGALTVLLARHSGQREVVVGAPVLGRTHADLARVVGLLINTLPLRNRVRPDMTVARLLAEVSQHTREALDHQSYPLEPLLEQVRVEEGRTTLFDVMLVLQEGGWRARALEGGPRVSRLEHPIPAAKVDLTLTAFPSPEDGELVLHWTYRTDLLEGPEVAALARRMRRVLEQFLSGADRTLRSLDVLSPEDRARLAAHNDTWRPHPEDATVTGLFAEMAARHGSSPAVWHEGQSHTYAELDARSNRLAHTLRARGVGPEVRVGILSEPSREMVVALLGVLKAGGAYVPLDPGHPPARLELLLRDSGIRHLLVQDATLALPAFTGTLLRLDDAATYDAEASAPVPVSRPEHLAYVIYTSGTTGTPKGVMVEHRQLCNQIGWLRRFFSGTPRRMNHMLLVSPAVDVSVHQVFLPLMRGDTLYLPRQDTILSPEALYAYVVDNHIDVVDSVPALLKGLLERRPEQGRLEVEYLCFGGDVLSTDVVRLIERNATIRHLINYYGPTETCLNASALMTSDWTRLRKVPIGRPCDNYQLLLLDEDLCEVPPGYVGELFVAGRGVARGYLERPELTAERFPPDPFAEGQRMYRTGDLARWLPDGQMDFIGRADQQVKIRGYRVETGEVESLIRQMGAVADCAVEVSEDSTGNKRLVAFLVPRAGETSVSVDALRAGLKQRLPGYMVPSAFVTLERIPLTVSGKVDHKALVAAASAAQEAPDLEGPTLSPTEERLASIWRELLGVRTVRPGDNFFDLGGQSLMAVQVTSRIREALGVDLPLRQVFEVEDLAGLARAVEALGGVASPVPRPPPVVPVPRTGRLPLSFSQQRLWLLDQLDPDSPLYNIAGALRLEGVLDVAAVEQALHRLVERHESLRTTFVREGDGPVAVVAAEPAFSLERLPLPEGADLKQRLDAAVTGVARQPFTLSRGPLFRAALVRVAPEDHLLVLSLHHIISDGWSIAVLTREFSALYEALRQGRDTSLPPLGVQYVDYAAWQQGWMKDEVLATRLAFWKEHLAGQTEPLQLPTDFPRPPVQSFRGATHGWRLSESLSEGVRTLARGRQSTSFMVLLAAFQTLLHRYTGQSSITVGIPVANRGQREVEGLVGCFVNTLALRGDVHGGQTFAELLGQVRERAQAAFAHQELPFEKLVEHVQPPRDLSRSPLFQVMLTYDEAPEATLELGGLRLTPYDADTGTSKFDLTLSVLEQPGGLRCAIEYNTALFRESTITRMAGHFERLLASVVEEPSQRLHALPLLSPEERTELTRYGTGVAEPAIDTTLHEAFEAQVARTPDAIALRQGTEQLTYAELDGRANQLARVLRGKGVTPGAFVGVMLERSVDAMVSFLGVLKAGAAYIPMDPDYPLERLEYMLQDSGARVLLTRPALRERLASLEAQVLDMETLRAEAARESAGKVDGAVSPQALAYLMYTSGSTGKPKAVMAQHRALVSFALGNVRIYGHTPEDRVLQFSALSFDASTEEIFPTWLSGGTLVLRTDAMLEVGEFRARCEEWGITLLFLPAAFWVELTSALASGAARLPASVRVVATGGEKALAQTVLQWRAAVEPRVRLTNEYGPTETTVICVVADVARVDEADLRRGTVPIGAPSANVSAHVLDAWLQPVPRGVPGELYLGGENLAHGYWGRPDLTAERFLPDPFSRVPGARLYRTGDIARWLPDGTLEYQGRADHQVKYRGFRIEPGEIEAVLARYPRVKDAMVMLREDTPGMKRLVGYVVAEGEAPDVATLRAFVQGQLPEYMVPTALVVLPAMPLTPSGKVDRKALPVPAVGASGPRTPPSTPMEVQLAGLWTTLLGLEQVGLEDDFFELGGHSLLAMQLAARAREALGFEVPLRALFEYPRLGELARELERLAATATPASSSGPQRITRVDRNSRRVKR